One Pseudobutyrivibrio xylanivorans genomic window, AAGGTATTTCCGATTTCGTGGGTGGTCTCTTTTGGTGGGCTTAAATCAATAATAGTATAATTCGAAAATGCAGTGAATAAGCAATGGTAAGATTTATATATCAAAAGAAAACAAAAGAACAATGGAGGTAAGAATTATGTTATTTACAAGAATGGCAGAAGGTGCAGGAATTGGTGGAGTTCTCGGATCAGCAATTGGAACTCTCGTTGGAGGAGTTACGACAACAGCAGTTGTTGCATTAACAGCCCCAGTTTCAATTCCAGCATTGTTTGTAGGTAGTGCTGTAGCTGTTGGAACAACATTAACCGCAGCAGAACTTGGCGGAGCAATTGGAACTGTAACTGGTGCAGGAGCAGGAGCTGTTGTGAATGCTGTGGAATCATCAAAGGAAAGAGGTGATCATTAATGGTAGGACCTATTATTTCGATTATTGGACACGGAATTGTAGATATTATTGTAGCAGTTATTAAGGAAGATTAATTGGAGGTTTTGATATGGCAAAGAGAACACAGGAAGCATACATTTCACAGATGGAAAAGACAGCAGCATATTGGAAGAAGAAGGCTGATCGTGAATATGCATATGCGAAGAATTCGAATGATGGATATCATTACGGATATGCAAAAAAGGCATATGAAAAGGCAAAGGAATTTAATGAGCGCGCTGATAATGCAAGGCTTCATGGATACTAGCGAGGAGGTACACGTATGAAGGGAAAGAAGTATTTTCGGGTTCTTTATATGTATGACCAGATGAAGGCTGGTAAGGTTGTTGTGACTACTGACGCTATTAACATGTTTGATGTTGATAGAAGAACGATACAGAGAGACCTGAATGAGATAAGGTGTTATCTGGCTGATAGAAAAGTCTTAGACGGTACAGTTACAGATATGGTTGTGTATGACAAAAGTAAAGGTGGTTACATCCTTAAAGAAGTGGCTTAAAAACATAAGTAGGAAAGTGGAGGTAAGATATGAGTTCTTATGGAAGTGAAGTTGTAATTACAAAGCATGCGTATTCGCGTTTAAAGGAGCGCAATGGCTGGAACAAGAAAGCATCAGATCGTATGATTCCTAAAGTATATGTTAATGGACTGAGGCCTGAGCAGATAAAGGGATATCTTAAGAACTGGGTAATTACAAAGTATGAATATAGTAATGAGCGAGATGAATACGTTCTGTTTGGAGATAAGCTGTATATCTTTAATAACAAGACTATGCTGACAGTTTTGCCTACACCTGCTAGAAGTTACTTGTATCCAGCGGCATAATTTTACTTTGGGGTGATTATATGAAGCAGAACATTGAAACTGTATTAGCTGAACATAATATTAGAAGACTTTGTCATATGACACAGCTCGATAAGCTCTTTTCGATTTTATACGGCGGTACAGGTATCTGGGCTACTGATTTTTATGAGGGAACAGGTCTGTATAAAAATGATCCGGAAAGACGTGATGGATGTACAGATTATATTTCAACCTCTATTGAATATCCTAATGTGTGGTACTACAACGCTAAAAAGGATGTCAATCCTAAGGTTAATACTTGGGCTGTAATTTTTATTGATGCAAATATTTGTAGAGAAGAAAGTACATTGTTTTGTCCAATTAACTCAGCATCTTCCAAGGGACGTTATATTGGGAACCAGGCAGAGAACTTAAGTAAGTCATTTGATAGTGTTGTTGGTTATAGACATAGGAGCCCGTTAATGCTTGATCGCTGTCCAACGGATGATCAGGCTGAGGTGTTGATTTATAGATACATTCCAGTAAGTGCAATATGTGGGGTGGCATTTGAATCAGCAGCGATTACTCGTTTAATGAAGGAATTGTTTGAGAAATATGGAGTAAGTTATCCAGATTTATATTCTGCAAAGGATTTATTTTCTACAAATATGAGTCATATGATAAGGCACGGTTACAAGCCGTGCGAAGACTTGATTGTCAAAGGAAACTTAAAGTTAGATTTTCAAAAGAGTGCGTAACAGAACGATTTTAAAAAGAATGTGAGGGAAAAAGATGGGATTTTTTGACAGACCTTTATTTGATTTTAATGGAGATGGACAGACCGACTTTATGGAGTGGTCAATTGGAATGCAGATGACTGCGAGCAGCAGGCAGGAAGCTATTGACTTAACAGGAGATGATACTTTTTATCTTGGAACAGATTCTCTGGAAGATGAAGATGAGGATGACCTTGAACTGTATGGCTTGGATAGAGACGAACTCGATATGATGGACGAAGACGAGAGGAGAGAGGCTCTCGAAGAAGCAGGGTTAGATCCTGATGATTAGGATGACTATTATTAACAAAAGATATTGGTAAACATTAACAAAATTGTCCATAATGCACAAATTGCGTTTGATATTGTTCGAATGATGGGCTATAATCAAAGATAGATTGGAATACTATGCTTAGGTGTAGAGGTTATCTATTTTGGCGCAAGGAGGGATTGCATTGGAAGGTTACATTCAAATTAAAGAAGCTGCTAAAAAATGGGAAATTGGCGAGAGACGAATTAATGAGCTTTGCCTCAATGGTAGGATAGAAGGCGCTGTAAAATTTGGAAATACATGGGCTATTCCAGAAAATAGTGAAAAACCTGCAGATGCCAGAATTAAGAGTGGTAAATACATAAAATGCCGAGGTGAAAATTTATGATTACATACACAACCAAATTTCCTGTTAATGGATCACTAACCAAAGAAGAATTCATTAAAACTGTAATTAAATGGAATCAAGGAAGTCAACATGACAAGATTGAAGGTGTTGAATGGGATGGTGAATCATCTGATTTAAGGTGGAGCCAAGATAAAATCTCGCTTGAGTTCCAAGAGGTTAAAACAGATGAAATAATAGCGTCTCGTTTACAAAAGGAAGACGAGCATGGTCTTTGGACTACGGATTTTATACTTAATACCGAGAAGAAATGCTTATCAGTTTCTGTAGGATTGGTGACAACAGAATTTACAACAGATTTCGAACCGACATATTACCCACCATATTTTGTTAAGCTCATTGTTTATAGTGGTTACTCAGGAGAAGATTTAGGGCTACAAGTATCTCAGAAAGCACATAAAGTTTCTGAGTGTGAAGAATTGCTTCAAAAGGTATGTGTAAACACGGCCAGAACCTCTCTTCCTATCGTGTATATAACAAGTCTGAAAGGTGCAGATTCTGAAATTAATGTAGATGATTTAGCTTTTAGGTTACAAGGCGTTGCTCATGTAATATACGAAGCTGGAAGTTGTGAAAAGAATATTTTAAATTTGCCAGATGAGGGTAATCATGATAATCGAGCAATTATTTTTTATCCGAGCACACAGAAAAAAGCAGATGTCATATGCTTCGAAGAAAAGAGCAAAGACTTTGTTGAAAGCAGAATAATAAATAGCGTTTATAGTTATATGATTCAGCGTATCCGAATGAACATGGATACTTGGGAAGGTGTGCTGGGTGAACAATTGCACCTGAAGAATCTCGATCTTTTAAAAAGTAAAGAATCAGTAGAGGAAGAAAATGATTATCTTTACGAGGAATTTGGTGATCAGTTAAAGAAAATGGAAGACACCAATGCAAAATTAAATAATGAAATTCAAAGATTGACGGCAGAGGTTCAGGGATTAAGAATGAAATTTTCCGGTAATTCTCAAACACCAATTATCATGGCTGGAGCAGAGCAAGATTTATACGAAGGAGAAATAAGGGAAATTGTTCTTGAAATACTTGAAGAGTATAGAAAGAGCTGCCATGAAGGAAGTAGAAGACAACATATTATTGACGATATTCTCCAATGCAATGAATATAAACATTTGCCCGAAAAGAAACGAGAGGTCCTAAAAAAAGCTCTTAAAGGATATCGAAGCTTGAATGGATCATTGAAGAATGAACTGGAATCACTAGGACTTGAAATCACAAGCGATGGCAAACACTATAAATGGTCATATTTTGGTGATAATAGATATGTTGTGACAGCAGCGAAAACATCTAGTGATGCGAGATCAGGAATGAATTTAGCTGCAATAATGGAAAAACTAATGCTTTAACGAAAGAA contains:
- a CDS encoding DarT ssDNA thymidine ADP-ribosyltransferase family protein, with product MKQNIETVLAEHNIRRLCHMTQLDKLFSILYGGTGIWATDFYEGTGLYKNDPERRDGCTDYISTSIEYPNVWYYNAKKDVNPKVNTWAVIFIDANICREESTLFCPINSASSKGRYIGNQAENLSKSFDSVVGYRHRSPLMLDRCPTDDQAEVLIYRYIPVSAICGVAFESAAITRLMKELFEKYGVSYPDLYSAKDLFSTNMSHMIRHGYKPCEDLIVKGNLKLDFQKSA
- a CDS encoding DNA-binding protein, with translation MEGYIQIKEAAKKWEIGERRINELCLNGRIEGAVKFGNTWAIPENSEKPADARIKSGKYIKCRGENL